A stretch of Porites lutea chromosome 5, jaPorLute2.1, whole genome shotgun sequence DNA encodes these proteins:
- the LOC140938551 gene encoding histamine H2 receptor-like encodes MIVSSFNTEAFSLRIHELKMKSGFLSSNGTEQSDKFVCEHTVSLGLKMVPFTPSVMFRVVSILLCIINGLLCPITVTGNLLVFAAVLRKTDLRNVANTSILCLAFTDLLVGLFVQPCYVVYQASKLAAIPHDFPCVQLLIYSFLGVICICMSFLTLILISLERYMAVFYPYRYIEKVNTKRVIALAVTSWCVSITVLLVVRFLFGINSNQETGVISLIIVTNFVVTSFVYFRIFRLVKRCNAQVNVEMSHNTSTSGSPPTRMQSNEGKASKTVAFVAGTLFLCFAPTLCATIVDQAGVARKDLLYHVIYPIAETVVLLNSCINPGIYVWRCQGIRQSLFELTQTCKR; translated from the coding sequence ATGATAGTTTCGTCTTTTAACACCGAGGCGTTTTCCTTGCGAATACACGAACTCAAAATGAAATCAGGATTTCTTTCAAGTAATGGCACTGAACAATCCGACAAGTTTGTTTGTGAACACACTGTATCATTGGGTCTTAAAATGGTGCCCTTTACTCCTTCTGTGATGTTTCGAGTGGTGTCAATTCTCTTGTGTATCATCAATGGTCTACTTTGTCCTATCACAGTCACTGGAAACCTCTTGGTCTTCGCGGCTGTACTTAGGAAAACGGACCTTAGAAATGTAGCAAACACATCGATATTGTGTCTAGCTTTCACAGATTTGCTTGTGGGATTATTCGTTCAACCTTGCTATGTTGTATATCAAGCAAGCAAGCTCGCTGCAATACCACACGACTTCCCATGCGTCCAGCTCCTTATCTATTCGTTTTTAGGGGTAATATGCATATGTATGTCGTTCCTAACGCTTATATTGATATCACTGGAAAGATATATGGCGGTGTTTTATCCATATCGTTACATTGAAAAGGTGAATACCAAACGAGTTATCGCACTGGCTGTCACTTCGTGGTGTGTATCGATTACAGTATTACTGGTCGTGCGCTTTTTATTCGGTATAAACAGCAATCAAGAGACGGGAGTTATATCGTTGATAATAGTTACCAACTTTGTAGTAACGTCTTTTGTGTACTTCAGGATATTTAGACTTGTTAAACGATGTAACGCACAGGTGAACGTCGAAATGTCACACAACACGTCAACATCGGGTTCTCCACCAACTCGGATGCAGTCGAACGAAGGAAAAGCTTCAAAAACTGTGGCCTTTGTCGCTGGAACGTTGTTTCTTTGCTTCGCGCCGACTCTGTGTGCTACTATAGTGGATCAAGCAGGTGTCGCCAGGAAAGATCTTTTATATCACGTGATTTATCCAATTGCTGAGACTGTAGTTCTACTGAACAGCTGTATCAATCCGGGAATTTATGTTTGGAGATGTCAGGGAATCAGACAAAGTCTCTTTGAACTAACACAAACTTGTAAGCGGTAA